From a region of the Ktedonobacterales bacterium genome:
- a CDS encoding DUF899 family protein encodes MNTRDQHHFTTDLDTAALPAVVDRSTWQAELDTLRVREKAHTREGDAIAAARRRLPMVEVDPTIQLVGPHGPVPLLEVFEGRRQLIVYFHMWHTGQPAEAQCEGCTFSTTHINELSYLHSRDVTYATFCEGPYEESSRYRDFMGWTMPWYSLPQDAVDQLVADRHFGILVSYLRDGDQVFETYWTTGRGNEVMAPSYGLLDLTVYGRQEFWEDSPEGWPQGWDSKGDQMRLDGRPTAQWSRLAAGRSDDLSTRDTATAPHGGQNEPSAS; translated from the coding sequence ATGAACACACGTGATCAGCACCATTTCACGACAGACCTCGATACTGCTGCACTGCCTGCGGTGGTCGACCGGTCCACCTGGCAGGCAGAACTGGACACGCTGCGGGTACGGGAAAAGGCGCACACCCGCGAAGGGGATGCGATCGCGGCAGCTCGCCGACGGCTGCCGATGGTGGAGGTGGACCCCACCATCCAGCTGGTCGGCCCGCACGGACCGGTCCCACTGCTGGAGGTCTTCGAGGGCCGGCGACAGTTGATCGTCTACTTTCACATGTGGCACACCGGTCAACCTGCCGAAGCCCAGTGCGAGGGCTGCACCTTCTCCACCACCCACATCAACGAGCTGTCTTATCTGCACTCGCGGGACGTCACCTACGCCACGTTCTGCGAAGGCCCCTACGAGGAGAGCTCGCGTTATCGTGACTTCATGGGCTGGACCATGCCCTGGTACTCGCTGCCGCAGGACGCCGTGGACCAGCTGGTCGCAGACCGGCACTTCGGCATCCTGGTCAGCTATCTCCGAGACGGTGACCAGGTCTTCGAGACCTACTGGACCACAGGCCGCGGCAATGAAGTGATGGCGCCGTCATACGGACTTCTGGATCTGACCGTCTATGGCCGGCAGGAGTTCTGGGAGGACTCGCCCGAGGGCTGGCCGCAGGGGTGGGATTCCAAAGGTGACCAGATGCGGTTGGACGGACGTCCCACCGCCCAGTGGTCCCGGCTTGCAGCCGGACGCTCCGACGACCTCAGCACCAGGGACACCGCCACCGCCCCACACGGCGGCCAAAACGAGCCGAGCGCCTCGTGA
- a CDS encoding YdeI/OmpD-associated family protein, whose protein sequence is MTMTNNAISGGVVHALPEDLRNTLASDAEALAAWKDLTPLARNEWICWAISVKKPETRRQHVERVRTELKEGMRRPCCWIGCIHRTDKPMSPSVQYVLNRQSKKSS, encoded by the coding sequence ATGACGATGACCAACAATGCCATCTCCGGTGGGGTTGTCCACGCATTGCCAGAGGACTTACGGAACACCCTCGCTTCTGACGCGGAGGCGCTCGCGGCCTGGAAGGATCTGACGCCTCTTGCACGCAATGAATGGATCTGCTGGGCGATCTCCGTGAAAAAACCAGAAACCAGAAGGCAGCACGTGGAACGGGTGCGCACGGAACTCAAAGAGGGCATGCGCCGACCTTGTTGTTGGATAGGCTGCATTCACCGGACGGATAAGCCCATGAGTCCTTCGGTACAGTATGTGCTTAACAGACAATCTAAAAAGTCATCATAA